The proteins below come from a single Rhodohalobacter sp. SW132 genomic window:
- a CDS encoding M81 family metallopeptidase, giving the protein MKKLILFAVLFAIPFTALSLQMETKTDDYRVAVVRFSHETCTFCPGGDPGIEDWTHRGEPAVGEEVFGMSGYMRGFVSQSEEFGDINLIGLSTPRGVFGGTSRSWNQEEAFDHFVNLMLEDLKEAMPVDGVYLSLHGAMAVRNIERPEAEIAKRFREVVGPDVPIVGTFDLHGNEDEEFLKWADGAFVTKRFPHYDAFRQGQRASRYLRSVMRGTYEPTTASRRPPILTATVLQWTGQSPIMDVMERARRWEDREPGAYVNVFLGFPWSDAPTVGTSIHVMTNNDQELADEIATDMAEFIWRVRSDWAHGEYPMPEEAVRLTRQAIAAGETPVVLADYWDRPGDATWTLQELINQSVSNVLISALTDQPALDYIWEEDLQPGDAFDREVGGYTGEQAGSPVRIQGELVWRGSRWGYDRTAAISFGDGNMLLLAPGYQQNSTLASSRVGPVDPYDYDVYVLKTRVHFRRGYDETGYAKTIHIVDAPGDWFGTIRLEALDYQNVNIEEFYPFGNPEYDPAEK; this is encoded by the coding sequence ATGAAAAAGTTGATACTGTTCGCAGTACTTTTTGCCATTCCATTTACTGCTTTATCTTTGCAAATGGAAACAAAAACGGATGACTATCGGGTAGCGGTTGTCCGCTTTTCTCATGAAACCTGCACCTTCTGTCCCGGGGGAGATCCGGGCATTGAAGACTGGACCCATCGCGGAGAGCCGGCCGTTGGGGAAGAGGTATTCGGTATGAGTGGATATATGCGCGGATTTGTTTCCCAGTCTGAAGAATTTGGGGATATCAACCTGATTGGCCTTTCAACCCCAAGAGGTGTTTTTGGCGGAACGTCCAGAAGCTGGAACCAGGAAGAGGCGTTCGACCACTTTGTAAATCTCATGCTGGAAGACCTGAAAGAAGCGATGCCGGTGGATGGGGTTTACCTGTCACTTCACGGAGCCATGGCTGTAAGAAATATCGAACGTCCCGAGGCAGAAATTGCGAAACGGTTTCGAGAGGTAGTTGGCCCCGATGTACCGATTGTAGGAACATTTGATCTGCACGGAAATGAAGATGAAGAATTCCTTAAGTGGGCAGACGGTGCTTTTGTGACCAAGCGCTTTCCGCACTATGATGCCTTTCGCCAGGGCCAAAGAGCTTCCCGCTATCTTCGAAGTGTAATGAGAGGCACCTATGAGCCAACAACAGCATCACGCCGCCCGCCAATTCTGACAGCAACCGTACTGCAATGGACGGGTCAGTCGCCGATTATGGATGTAATGGAACGTGCCCGCCGCTGGGAAGATCGCGAGCCGGGTGCATATGTAAATGTATTTTTAGGGTTCCCATGGTCGGATGCACCAACAGTTGGGACCAGTATCCATGTGATGACTAACAACGACCAGGAACTGGCCGATGAGATCGCCACCGATATGGCAGAGTTTATCTGGCGGGTTCGCAGCGACTGGGCTCATGGAGAATATCCCATGCCTGAAGAAGCTGTTCGGCTAACCCGTCAAGCCATTGCTGCAGGAGAAACACCTGTAGTATTGGCCGACTATTGGGATCGGCCCGGGGATGCTACCTGGACTCTTCAGGAATTGATTAACCAGAGCGTGAGTAATGTTCTTATATCTGCCCTGACAGATCAGCCCGCACTCGATTATATCTGGGAAGAAGACCTTCAGCCGGGCGATGCGTTCGACCGTGAAGTTGGGGGGTACACCGGGGAGCAGGCAGGCTCACCCGTTCGCATTCAGGGTGAACTTGTCTGGAGGGGTTCCCGGTGGGGATATGACCGGACAGCTGCCATTTCATTCGGTGATGGAAATATGCTTCTTCTTGCCCCAGGTTATCAGCAAAACAGCACACTCGCCAGTTCAAGGGTGGGCCCTGTTGATCCGTACGATTACGATGTGTATGTACTCAAAACGAGGGTGCATTTCCGCAGAGGGTATGATGAAACCGGGTATGCAAAAACCATCCACATCGTGGATGCACCGGGCGATTGGTTCGGAACCATCCGGCTGGAGGCTCTCGACTATCAAAATGTAAATATCGAGGAATTTTATCCCTTTGGAAATCCTGAATACGATCCTGCTGAAAAGTAA